Within Paenibacillus sp. RUD330, the genomic segment GGCAATGCCGGTGGCGACGGCTTGAATGCCCGCCTCTTCGAGCACTTCCCGCTGCACGGTCTCATGCAGCTGCTCCAGCTGTTCGGCGTATCCGCCGGGATTGGTCCAGTATCCCCTTCCCGGTTCCTGGGCACGCCGCACGAGCAGCAGCTTGCCGCCTCGCTCCACCAAGGCGCCGACTCCGACGCTGTAATGGCCCCAATGAACGAAGCTGCACGAAACACAAGCCCGTCTCGGCGTTCCGTCGATATCCCTCGTCTCCATGGCATCCCCGCATGCGGAGCAAAAATTGACTTCCATATGCCCACTCCTCTGAAATCATTCGCGCGGCCGTCCTGCCGTCGCCTCTTTTGATGGCTTGGCACCGAGCCTTCCATCCGTGAAATAACGAGCTGAAGACGTTTAATCCCTATACTATCGAACTATCGCTCCATCCGCCATCGGTATTTTCGGCGGGAGGAGCGATTTCGGCGGCGAGGCCTGAACGGCACTTATCCAAAATAATACAGGCAAAACAAAAAGACATGCGGAAAGGAATTCCGCATGTCTGCCAAGTCTGCCGATCTTACTCCTGCGTCTCGAACTTCCAGTTGGGGACGCCCTGATCCTCGATGATGCCGAGGGCGACATCCGCGATATCGGGATCGCCGAGCAGGCTGTCCCTGACCTTGAAGATGATGTCGTCCGCATTCGCCAGCGTAAGGCCCGGCTCCAGCTCGAGTGTGCCGTCGATATGATAATAGCGGCCTTCCTGAAGGATCCTCATCTGGAAGATGTCCCGGACTTGAGGATGCGCCAGGATGATGCGGGCGACCTTGTCCTCGACATCCCTCGGCGCGGCAACGCCGATCAAGCCGACCATATTGTCGTAGCCGACCCGGAAGGCGACGCCGATCATGAGGAAGCCGATGAGGATGGTCGAGATGCCGTCCAGCAGCTCGAAGCTCGTCAGCGACGTCACGATGACCGCGATCAGCGCGAGCAATGCTCCTGTCGTGGCGACGAGATCCTCGTAGAAGACCAGCCGGGTCGGAGGGGCGGCCCTGCCTACGTTGCGGAAGGCTGCGGCGACGATGCCCGTTCCCTTGGCTTCCACCCGGGCTTCATGCATGATCTCCTTCATCGCCTTGACGAGTACGAATCCGTCCACCGCCAGCGACAGGAGCAGCACGATCAGATTGAGCCAGAAGCCGCTCGAATGGACCGGATGCGCAAGGAGATGAAAGCCTTCGCGGATCGTTTCATACGCCATGACGGTGACGACGAGAACGGCGATCATGCAGAACAGATTGATGACACGTCCGAATCCGGTCGGAAACCGCTTGGTCGGCTTCTTCTCCGCCAGGACGCTGCCTGCGAACACGAACCCCTGATTGATCGCGTCGGCGATGGAATGCATCGTGGATGCGAACATGGCGCCGCTTCCCGTCGTGGCGGCGGCGATGCCCTTAACGATGGCAAGGCCTGTATTGCCGATCGCCGCTGTCGCGGACGAAGTGTTTCCTTTCTTCACTAATTGCCAGAAGCCGGTTTTCGTCGAATCGGTAGTCATCGTAGCGTTTCCTCCTGTAAGTTCCAAACTGAAGCGGTTATACGCAGATGCCGCCCGTTATGTTTCGGAATTTCGACACCGAAACGCTGCCGGAATCAGGTTCCGCAGAAGGTACGGTAGGAGCCTGCGGATTGTCCGGATGAAACAGCGAATTCGTCTTGGCCGGGACGATGGCCGTAAGGGTTTTCGAGCGCCGCCAGCAGCTTTTCCATGACGCTCGGATCTCCTTGTTCCGCCGCCGCCAGCGCTTCTTCCACCCGATGATTGCGCGGAATCACCGCCGGATTGCTGGCGCGCATCAGAACGGCCGACTGCTCGGCCGTCTGCGGCTGCCTGTCCAGTCTCGCCTGCCGCTTGGCCATCCAAGCCGAGAATGCCTGCGAATCGCACAGGATGTCGTCCGGCATCCGCTTGCCGGTCGCCAGGAAGCGGAATGTGTTCGTATAGTCGGCCCTATGCTCCTTCATCAGCCGCAGCAGCTCGTCCACGAGCTCTTGATCCTCAGGCTCTTCATGGAATAAACCGAGCTTAGCGCGCATTCCGTCCAGCCAGTGCCTGCCATAGGACTCGGCGAATCTTCTGAGCTCATGCTCGGCCAGCCGGACCGCCTCTTCCTCGTCGTCATGCAGCAGCGGCAGCAGCGACTCCGCCAGGCGGGCTAGGTTCCATGCCGCGATCTGCGGCTGGCTGCCATAGGCGTACCGACCTTGCGAATCGATGGAGCTGAACACGGTGGCGGGATCGAAGGCATCCATGAAGGCGCAAGGCCCGTAATCGATCGTTTCCCCGCTGATCGCCATGTTGTCGGTATTCATCACGCCATGGATGAAGCCGGCGAGCATCCACTTCGCGATCAGCGAAGCTTGGCGGAAGATGACCTCCCGGAGCAGGACGAGATGGCGGCCGGCATCGTCCGGTCTGTAGAGGCCGGCATAATGCCTCCGCAAGGCATAGTCGGACAGCCGCTCGAGATCGTCCATCGTCCCCCACTGTGCCGCGAACTGGAACGTTCCGACTCGCAGATGGCTGGCGGCCGTCCTCGTCAGGACGGCGCCGGGCAGCACGGATTCGCGGTAAACCTCATCTCCCGTTGCGGTCACGGCGAGGCTGCGCGTCGTCGGAATGCCGAGTCCGTGCATCGCTTCGCTGATGATATGCTCCCTCAGCATCGGCCCCAGAGCCGCCCTGCCGTCTCCGCGGCGGGAATACGGCGTCGGTCCGGAGCCCTTCAGCTGGATATCGATCCGATGCCCCTCAGGGGTGATCTGTTCACCGAGCAGGATCGCCCTGCCGTCGCCAAGCCTGTTGAAATGCCCGAACTGATGGCCGGCATAGGCTTGGGCCAGCGGCTCCGCTCCTTCCGGAACGGCGTTGCCGGACAGGTAATCGGCTCCCTGACCGCTGCGAAGCGCCTCGGGATCCAGTCCCATGGCGGCCGCCAGCCGCTCGTTGAGCACGATCAGGCTCGGGGACGATACGGGCTTGGGATCGAGCCGGGTAAAGAAGAGCTCCGGCAGGCGGGCGTAGCTGTTGTCGAAGTTCCAGCCAAAGCTGGTCTTGCTATCGGTTTCTTTCATGACATCTCCATTGGAATTCGAATTTGGCATCATTTTCTTATTATACCCTGAGACGGCCCGCTTTCCTCGCTTCATCGAGATTTATGCGGATCCTCAAGTCCAGGCAGCTCCGAAACCAGCCCGGATGATAACAGAAAAACAGCCGCGCTATCCGCGCGGCTGAAGAGGCTGATTCATGCATGAAGGAATCAGATCTTGAACTTGCTCACGATTCCGGTCAGATTTTCCGCCATCTGCTGCAGCTGCTCCGAGGAGCCGGCCACTTGGCCCATAGCCGCGGATTGCTGCTCCGCCGCCGTGGCGATGCTGCCCGCAAGCTTGGCCGCGGTAACCGCGATCCTTTCCAGCTCGTCAAGCGAGGCGGCGATCTCCTCGGTCCCTGCCGACATCTGCTCCGAGGAAGCCGATACCTCCTGCACCTGGCTGTTCACTTCCTGAATCGATTTTACGATGGAGCTGAACGCCAGACCGGTCTGCTGGGCGATTTCCGTTCCATACCTCGCTTCATGGGCCGAACGCTCCAGCGATGCCGCCGCCCCGCTCGTGCCGTTGCCGATTGCCGACAATATTTCCGTGATCTGCTTGGAAGAGGACACCGAACGCTCGGCCAGCTTGCGGATTTCCTGGGCGACGACCGCGAAGCCCTTGCCATGCTCGCCCGCGCGGGCCGATTCGATCGAAGCGTTCAGCGCGAGCAGATTGGTCTGGCTCGCGATATCCGAGATCATCGCCATGATCTCTCCGATTCTGCCGCCATGCTCCTCCAGCTCCCGAATGATCGCGGCCGTGTCGTTCAGATCGATTTCGATTTTTCTCATCTGCCCGACGACGCGCTCCATGTCGCCTTCGCCATCAGCCGCTTTCTCCGACGTCTCGGCGGCGAGCTCCGATACGATCGAGGTGGATTCGGCGATGCGCTGGATGCCGATCGCCATTTCCGTCATCGCCGTCTGGCATTCCCTCGTGCTCTGGAATTGCTGCTCGGAGCCCGCTGCCGCCTGGCCTGTCGAAGCGGCGATCTCATTCGTCGCCTCCACGGCCTGCCTCGAGCTGTCCTGAAGCCGGTTGGAGGAGCTGGACACGCTCCTCGCCGCCAGCTGGATGTTGCCGGTGAGCTCCCGCAGGCTGGCGATCATCCGGTTGAAGGCTGCGGCTGCCTGTCCGATCTCATTTTCGCTGTTGACCGGAATTTCTTGGGTCAGATCGCCTTCCGCCGCCAGCTTCGCCACTTCGGCCAGCTGACGAAGCGGCTTGAGCGTGCGGTAGACGAAGTAAATGATGAGCAGGAGAGCGACTACGGTGAATCCTCCCCCGGCCAAAATATCCTTCCACAACATCCGGGACAGGCTCGACTTGACGTCATCGTAGTGGAAATCGACGCCGAACAGGGCGAGCGTCTTGCCTTGGGCGTCCTTGATCGGGGACAAATACGAGACCCACTCGCCTTCGGAATCGGCGTAAGGAACCGTCAGCGCGAAGCCTTCCTTCATCGCCTTGTTGAACGCATCCTCGAAAACAGCGGACATCTCGTAGACGGAGCCCGGCTGCATGGCTTCGGTATCCATATTTCCCTGAAGATTGACAAGGGCGCGCTTACCGCCGTCTTCCCGGACTTCGGGCAGCATCAGATAGGCGTTGCTGATGACGAGGTCTTCGGCGGACATGGCGACGAGCTGCGCCTTGAGCATCTTGAAGGCTTCTGCCGCGGGAGCTTCCTTGCGGTCCAGCACAGCCGATGCTTCCGCGATCTCGACGGCATGGAGCTGCACCTGGCCTTTCATGGCCTTGCCCAATTCGCGCAGCTGGTTGTGGAACTCATTTTTCTGGCTCTGATAGGCAAAAGCCGCAGTCAGGCTCATGACCCCGAGGAAAAGGACAGCCAGCAGCAGCACGCTCGTTCGAATCAGACTTCGTTTGGGCAAGAACCGGTATTTTTTCATTCAATAGGCAACCTCTCATGTTGGGATAGTATTATATCGACATTGATGAGGCGATCCTTTAGATATTTCCCGGCAGCGGACAACTTTTTGATAGCATGGCTATGACTATGCCGAAGCGATCCGCGGCCGGTCCAGAGACGGCAAAAAAAGCCCCAGGCGGACCGGGGGCTTGATCAAAAGGCTTGATCAAAAGGCTCAATAAACCGCTTTCCACTCCGCGATGTTGCCCGCATCGAATTTGAACGGATCACCGAGCATGATCTGCGTGCCGTCTCCGTCCTGGATGACTTCCTTCTCGCCAAGCTTGCCGGCGGCGATCTTGTCGCCGACCTTGCCTGTGATCTTGCCGCTTACGAGACCTTCGGAAGCGAAACCGGCCAGGTAGCCGACATCGATCGGGTTCCACAGATACATCCATTGGCAGATGCCGCTTTCAATGTACTCGGCCATTTCGCTCGGAAGACCGAGTCCCGTCAGCTGGACCTTGCCTTTGAGGCCTTTGTCCGTAAGCACCTTGCCGGCTGCCGCCACGCCTACGGTCGTAGGAGCGATGATGCCCTTCAGGTTCGGGTAGGACTTCAGCAGAGCTTCCGTCTCGGATACGCTCTTGTCGCGAAGATCGTCGCCGTAAGCGACTTTCACCAGCTTCACGTCCTTGTACTTCGGATCTTCAAGCTCCTTCTTCATCCATTCGATCCATGCGTTCTGGTTCGTCGCCTGGGACGTTGCGCTCAAAATGGCGATTTCGCCGGAGCCGCCGATCATGTCCACGATGCCCTGGACCAGCGTGCGTCCGATCCGCTCGGGATCGGCTTGGTTGACGTGCAGCTGGCGGCTCTCGGCGTTGACGGCCGAATCGAGCGAGACGACTTTGATGCCGGCGTTCATCGCCTTCTCAAGCGCCGGCTGCAGCGCGTCCGGATCGTTGGCGGCGATGGCGATGGAGCTTACCTTCTGGGAAATGAGCTCGTCGATCATCGCGATTTGGGCTTCGGCCGTAGGCTGGTCGGGAGCTTTCAGGATGACCTCATGGCCGAGCTCCTGTATCGCTTCCTTGTACCCCTCCATCTCCTTCTCTCCGTAAGGGTTGCCGGTATTCTTGAAGATGATGGCATACTTCTGCTTGTCTCCGGCAGCGCCTCCGGATGTGCCTTCCTGTCCCGCATTGGCGCCGTTGCCGTTGGAGCTGCAGGCGGCCAGCAAGCCCACGATCAGGATGGCGGATACGAGCGTTGCAACGATCTTTTTCATTTTTCTTTCCTCCCTTTCAGCTGTAAGCAAGGTCATCTATGCAAAGCGGCAGAAGCGCGTCGCAAGCCTGTTCAGGTTTTGCGGCCGCCGGCCCGGCGCAGCTTGATCTGCGGGATGGCGACGGAGAAGATCAGGAGCAGGCCGAGAATGATGAGCAGCGATTGGGCGGATACGTTGACCAGGCCCAAGCCGTAGCGGAGGAAGCCGATCAGGAAGACGGCGAGGATCGCGCCGATCATCCTGCCTTTGCCCCCAGCCGTGCTGATGCCGCCGAGCACGACCATCGCGATGACCTCCAGCTCATAGCCCGTTGCGATGTTGGGACGGGTGCTCCCCATCCGGGAAGTGAGGAACAGGGCGGCGACTGCGGACATCAGGCCGGTGAGCGTGAAGACGATGATCTTGATCCGGTCTACCCGCACCCCGGAGTAGCGGGCCGCCATGGCGTTGTTGCCGATGGCGTACACCCTCCGCCCGAAGGCGGTGCGGTGCAGCAGATAGGCGAACCCGACAGCGAAGACGGCGAAGGCGATCAGGATGAACGGGATCGAGCCGGCATAACCCCAGCCGAGAAATTTGAACCAGGCCGGGAATTTGCCCGATGCCTGATCCTCCAGCAGCATATAGGCGATGCCGCGGTAGATGATCATGGTCGACAAGGTGACGATGACGGCGGACAATTCCTTGAACCGCACGATCAGCATTCCGTTGATCCAGCCGCACGCCGTGCCGACGGCCAGACAGATGAGCATCGCCAGCGCCATGGGCACGCCATGGTTGTACAGATCGGCCATGATGACGGAGGACAAGGCGATGATGGAGGCGACCGAGATGTCGATGTCCCCCATCAGGATGATGAACACCATCGGCAGCACGATGAACGCTTTGTCGAGGAAGCCCATCGTGGCGTCCCTGAGGTTGGCGTAGTCCAGGAAGTAGGACGACAGATTCGTATTCATGATGAAGATGGCGGCGATCAGGACGACGAGCAGCCATTCCCACTGGAGGATGAACGCCTTCAGGGAGAACTCTCTCCTGTTCGCGAGCAGTCGGGGTTCCATGTTATAGCTTCCTCCTCATCAGGTTGGTGCGGTCGATTCCCCGCTTCACCATCGCATTGATCAGGACGGCGACGAGGATGATGGCGCCCTGGATGAACATCTGCCAGAACGGCGACACGTTGATCATCGGCAAGGCGTTGTTCAGGATGCCGAGCAGGATTGAGCCGAGGATGATGCCGGATATTTTGCCCACTCCGCCTGCGATGCTGACGCCGCCGAGGACGCAGGCCGCGATGACGCTGAGCTCGTATCCGGATGCCGTATCCCCTTGGGCGGAGGCGAATTTGGACACCCACAGCACGCCGGCGAGCCCGGACAGTCCGCCCATGATCGTATAGACGAGCCAGAGAATTCTGCCGGAGCGGATGCCGCTCACCTCGGCCGAATCGGGATTGCTGCCGACGGCGTAGATTCTGCGGCCGGTGCGGGTATGGCTGACAAAGCAAGCTGCGATGATGTAGACGACGATGGCGATCAGAATCAGATTGTTGATGCCGAGCACGCTTCCGGTCGCGATCCCCTTGAAGCTGGCCGGCATCTGATGGGCGCTGATCCATTTGCCGCCGCTGGCCTCGAAGGTGAGTCCGCGGAAGACGTTCATCATGCCGAGGGTGGCGATGATCGGGAGGATCCTCCACCACGAGACGAGCATGCCGATGATCATGCCGCACAGCAGGCCGATTCCGACGCCGATCGCCACCGCGATCAGAGGATGGATGCCCGGAACGTTTTTGACCGTCAAGGCGGACACCATTCCGGACAGCGCAAGCGTCGCTCCGATCGACAGATCGATGCCGCGGGTGATGATGACGAGCATCATGCCGACGGCCAGAATGGAGAGAATGGCAGTATTGGTCGCGATATCGGTCAGATTCTCCAGCGTAAGGAAGCTCGGATTGCGGAGCTGGACGCCTGCCGACAGCAGGATAATGAAGACGAGCAGTCCAAGCTCCCTGAACTTGGCGACCGTCGCGCTAAGCGAAGGCTTCTTGGACTTGGCGGCAACGGCTGCGCGGCCGTCTGCCGAAGCCTGAGGGGCCGGCTCGCTGCTCATGCTCCCACCCCCTTGGCTCGGCTGTCGTCCATGGAAGCGGACAGGATCGCTTCCTGTGTCAGGCCCTCGCGGTCCAGCACAGCCGTGATTCGGCCTTCCCTCATGACGGCCACCCGGTCGCACATGCCGATGATCTCCGGCATCTCGGACGATACCATGACGATGCCGTAGCCTTGGCACGCCAGCTCGCTGATGATTTCATAGATGGCCGATTTGGCGCCGACATCGACGCCTTTTGTCGGCTCGTCGAGGATGAGCACATCCAGATCCGCATTCAACAGCTTGGCGAAGACGACCTTCTGCTGATTGCCGCCGGAGAGGGAGCTGACGAGATCGAAGACGCTCTTGGCCTTCACTCTCAGCTTCTCCGCCAGCCGCTTGGAAGTCTCCTGCTCCTTGCGGAGGCTGATGCCGCCTTTCTCCCGGAACTTCTCCAGCGTCGGCAGCGTGATGTTGGCGCCGATGCCCCATTCCAGCACGAGTCCCTGCTTCTGCCGGTCCTCGGGCAGATAGCCGATGCCGGCTCTCATCGCGTCGAGCGGATTCCTCAGGCTCCGCCTGGCGCCGTGGATGTAGATGCTTCCCGCATCGGGCCGGGCGATGCCGAACAGCGTCTCGCACACCTCCGTCCGGCCCGCGCCGACGAGGCCGGTCAGGCCGAGAATCTCGCCGCGCCGCAGCGAGAAGGAAATATCCGCGAAGTAGCCGGTTCGGCCCAGTCTCTCGACCCGCAGCAGCTCCTCCCCCCGCTCCGCCTCCGTCTTGGGGAACAGCTGGGAGATTTCCCGGCCGACCATGGCGACGATCAGATCGTGGTTGGAGATTTCATCGACGTTCCAGGTCCCGATGTATTTCGAATCCCGGAATACCGTGACGCGGCTGGCCAGCCGGTACATATCCTCGAAGCGGTGGGAGATGAATATGATGGCTTTGCCCTGATCCCGCAGCCGCTCCGCAATCCGGTACAGCTCCTCGCTCTCGCTGCCGGTCAGCGCCGCCGTCGGCTCGTCCATGATGATGATCTTGGCGTCGACCGAGAGCGCCTTGGCGATCTCGACGATCTGCTGCTCGGCGACGCTCAGCGAGCCCATCGGCGTTTTCGGGCTGAAGGCGGCTCCGAGCTCGTTCAGCAGGCGTCCGGCCTCCTCATGCATCTCGCTCCAGCGAATGCGTCCTGTACCGCGCCGGACCTTTTCGTGGCCCATGAAGATATTCTCGGTGACGCTGAGATCGGGGTAGCAGGTGACATGCTGGTAGATGGCTGCGATGCCTGCCTTCTGGGCATCGGTCGGATGGCGGAAGTCCACCCTGGCTCCGTCCAGGAACACCTCTCCCTCCTCCGGCGAGTACACCCCTGTGATCACTTTGATGAATGTCGATTTTCCCGCGCCGTTCTCCCCCATGAGAGCGTGGATTTCGCCCGGCTTCAGCTTGAAGTAGACTTGATCGAGCGCCTTGACGCCGGGAAATATTTTGGTGATGCCGTTCAGCTCCAGAACGTATCCTGTCTCGGACATGACCTTACCTCCTCGGACTGTTTCTTCGAAGTTCCCTCTTATGTCTCTACCTTACATCCAGGACGGCAGGCCAAGAAGGAGACAAAGCTCGGTTAAGGGGGAAAGGCTTCGGCAGTTGGCAGCGCTTGCATAAGATTGTCCGGCCTGCTCTTCCTCGGAAGAATCGATGCGGCAGCGGATCTCCTTGGAACGATACGTCATCGAGGGCTCCTGCAGCCCAAAAAAGGCATGACCGGGGCTTGCTCCGACAAGGAGCTTGCTCAGGCCATGCCAGCTTGAAAGGAACGGATCGAGCAATCCTTCCTCCGCAATTTTTGGGCAGGATTAATCGCTCATCCATCATCTAGACCATGCCTCCCAGCGTTCGGGCCTCAACAATCCTTCCAGGTTTCGCCCGATGTCCGGAAATGCCCCTGGATCCGTGTCGGCATTCCTGTATAAATTGCGGATGAACAGCAGCTGGTTCAAGGATGATGGAATGAACTTGCAGAGCGCAACAGACATCAAGTTCTCCCTCCAAGCCCGGATTCCCTTATCATGGATTTCGCTTCATTTACTATACCTCAACTCTCCAATCCTCGACGGAAACCGCTTGCACATGAATCTCTTGGGTGCAGTCAGGGAAAGCCCTCGAAATCGCTGCTATGGCACCAACAGAAAAAAGGCGGGAAGCCCGCCTTGTCCGGTTCGAATCAGCTCAGATAAAAGACTTCGCGCAGCGGCCGGATCGGCTCCGCCCGGCTGAAGTCGAACGAGCCCTCGACCATGCCGGAGGTGATGGCGTTCCAGCGCCGGCAAGCCTCGCTCTCGTCGATGACGGCGAATGCCGCCTCGACATCGTCGCATTCGAAGCAATAAAAGAACTGGCGGCCGTTCTGGAAGATGGAATAATTGCGGATGCCCGCCCTGGAATGCTCGGACATGATTTCCGGCCAGGGATCCAGATGCATCCTCACATACTCCTCGAGGCATTCCTCCTTCACGGTCCAGGTCCAGGCGAATTTACGGCTTGGCATGATGCTTCGTCTCCTCTCGTATCGACCGGAGCGTTCGCTCTCTGTAGGCGGAGGGCGTCATTCCGGTCTTCTGCTTGAACAGGCGGCTGAAATACTTGACATCCTGATAGCCGACCTTGCCGCTCAGATCCTGCAGCCTGAGCTCCGGATCGCCGAGCAGCTCCCTGGCTTTCTCCATACGCTGCGTCGTCAGGTAATCCAGAATCGTTTCTCCGGTCTGCAGCTTGAAGTATTCGCTGAGATAGGTCGGATTCAAATAGACATGATCGGCTATTTTCTTGATCGTGACCTCCTCGGCCAGATGCTCCCGTATCCACTGCTTGGCCAGCTCGACGGGCTTGCTGCTGCCGCTCCGGCGGGCAGAGCGGATCTCGTCCAGCACCCTCTCGGTCAATGAAACGACGCCGGCCTTTAGCTCCTGCAGGCTGTTCGCCCGCTTGACCTTCCGGATCTCGTCTTCGATCGAAATCCCCTCGCCTATGCCGAGCTTGGTTTCCAGCCAAGCGGTATGGAGCAGGATGACGGCATTCATGACCGACGCCTGAAGATGGGCGGGCGACGGAATCTTCTCGAGCAGCCCGAACAGGGAACGCACCGCCTCCAGCGCTTCCTTGCCGCTGCACTGGTCCACGTAGCGCTTCAGCTTCTGCGTGAGCGCCATCACCTCCTTCTCCTGCGGCCCGGATAACGGCTCGCCGAGCGGAGGAGCACAGTGGAAGACTTGGTTGCCTCCATGCAGGAAACGGAAATTCACGAGAGCCATCGCTTGGCGCCTCGCCTCCGGCAGCAGATGCAGATCCTCGATTCGGTCGCCGTATGCGATCGTCGCCGTGAATGGCGTGAACGTCTGGATCGAGACGCGGATCTGCTCCGCCACACCTTCAACGGTCCGCCGGATCTCCTCTTCATGGGGAGGGAAATGAAGCAGCACCCAGAAGTCGGATTCGGCGCCGAGAAAGCTCCAGCCCATTCGCCCGGAGCCGAGCATCTCGCTTTCCACCGTTTCGGCCACGATGTTTTCCAGAGCGTAGTAATACGCTTTCCAGTCTCTGGACGTGTACGCACGCGTCTTCACCGGCATCGCATCCAGCCGGACAAGCAGAAGGAGATAGCTTCCCTTCGGAAACTCGTCCACCCCATATCCGAGCGCGGTGCTGTCGATATTGGCGGAAGCGATATAACTCAGCGTCTGGACCTGCCGGCTCTTCTTCAACTTTTCCGCCTCCCGCTCCGTCTCCGCCTGCTTGTGCAGCTTGAAGCGGTCATTGCGGATCGTATCTCCGAGCTGAGTCATGCTGCTGCGGAATTGGTCGCGGTCGACAGGCTTCAGGATATAGTCCAGCGCCCCTTCCCGCAAAGCGGCCTGCACATAGACGAAATCGTCGAAGCCGCTGATCAGCAGCGTGCGGCAGGAATAGGACTTGCCCAGCTCCCGGATCAGCTCCAGCCCGTCCATTTCGGGCATCTTCACATCCGTAATGACGAGATCGACGGCACCGTTCAGCCCGTCGATGAGGCTCAGCGCCTCCTTCCCGTCTCCGGCGGTGCCGACGACCTCCCATCCTTCTCCGAGAGCAAGGACGAGACGCTGGATTCCCCGCCGGATGCGGGGCTCGTCATCCACGATCATCGTTCGGATCGGCATGCTCATGATGAGGATTCCTCCTTTTGCGCGGCGCCGCCCGATAGCGGCGGGCTCAGCTCGACCGGTATGCGGACGATGATTTCGGTGCCCAGTCCCTCGATGCTGTGCAGCTGCAGTCCGTACTCCTCGCCATGCAGCATGGCGATCCGCGAGTTGACGTTGCTGAGTCCGAACTGGGAGCCTTTGGGCTGGATCGAGCGGTCCTGAAGCGACTGCTCCAGCGCGGTCAGCCGTTCGGCCGGAATGCCCGGACCGTTGTCGCGGAGCCGGAAGACGATATCCTCCTTGCCGGAGCGGGCGCCGAATTCCTGGCTGATCGTCAGCTGGATGTCCAGCTGGCGCTTCTTCTCCAGGCCGTGCTTGATCGCGTTCTCCACGAGCGGCTGCAGGATGAACTTGGGCGCGTACAGCTGCTGCTCGGTCCATTCCCGCAAATGGACGGCGATCTCGTAGGAGAGCCTGCCCTCGAAGCGGAACTTCTGGATCGCCAGGTAGTCGCGCACATGCTGCAGCTCTTCGGCGATCAGCACCGACTTGGAGGAGTTGCTCACCGAGAAGCGGAGCATCCGGCCGAGCAGCGTCACCATGTCCACGACCGCTTCCTTCTCCCCGTCCTCCACGGCCATGCCGATCGTCTCCAGCGTGTTGTACATGAAATGCGGATTGATCTGGGATTGAAGAGCGTACAGCTCCGCCTCCTTCTGGCGGATCTCGATCTGGTAGTTTTTCTGGATCAAGTCCCGTATCGTCTCGATCATCGAGTTGAGGCTCCGCGCCAGCGACCCGATCTCGTCGGGGCTCTGCAGGGAATAATCCACCTCGAAATGCCCCATCTCGACGTTCTTCATCAATCCGCCGAGCTTCTTGAGCGGGCGGATGAACCGCCAGGACAGATAGGCCGATACGGCGGAGGTGACGACGATGATTCCGAAAAAGACAGCCAGCGTCGCATCGCGCACCTTGTCGACGCCGGCCAGCAGCCGGCGGACAGGGACGCTGTGGGCCAGCGTCAGGCCGAGCGGGGATTCGTTGACGCTGATCAGCTCTCCCCCGCCCCCGCGGGTGCGGAAGCTGCCGCTGCCGACCGGATAATGACT encodes:
- a CDS encoding sensor histidine kinase, with the protein product MIFDRLKSLRPRNLRLGSKLMITYLLITAIPLAILGTISYAQYADSVERQAGEYMPKFLEQANADIDKRLAALADMPERLFASEKILSILRSGGSQSISDYNRDATRMNSFLADAFVNGSNPEVLGAYILSSQRLFHSAKWVFQEKDWEWQLRRYAGQEAKPDEMRLILPGELKLHFANKIPYAMIKKTILDADNRKVLGSMFIAVDLSFIDGIFRQFNADDQASIWYMNEAGVIIYSGDRERIGTVDEEKSHYPVGSGSFRTRGGGGELISVNESPLGLTLAHSVPVRRLLAGVDKVRDATLAVFFGIIVVTSAVSAYLSWRFIRPLKKLGGLMKNVEMGHFEVDYSLQSPDEIGSLARSLNSMIETIRDLIQKNYQIEIRQKEAELYALQSQINPHFMYNTLETIGMAVEDGEKEAVVDMVTLLGRMLRFSVSNSSKSVLIAEELQHVRDYLAIQKFRFEGRLSYEIAVHLREWTEQQLYAPKFILQPLVENAIKHGLEKKRQLDIQLTISQEFGARSGKEDIVFRLRDNGPGIPAERLTALEQSLQDRSIQPKGSQFGLSNVNSRIAMLHGEEYGLQLHSIEGLGTEIIVRIPVELSPPLSGGAAQKEESSS